One Hordeum vulgare subsp. vulgare chromosome 4H, MorexV3_pseudomolecules_assembly, whole genome shotgun sequence DNA window includes the following coding sequences:
- the LOC123449426 gene encoding bidirectional sugar transporter SWEET6a-like, with the protein MRGRLLFCLYMCRPTFWRIIKNKDVEEFKSDPYLATLLNCMLWVFYGILCVIFGSAMYASPLTIMGKVIKTKSVEYMPFFLSLVSFLNGVCWTSYALIKFDLYVTIPNGLGALFGLVLYACYYKSTPKKEKNVKLKCD; encoded by the exons ATGAGGGGGCGCTTGCTTTTTTGCTTGTACATGTGCAGGCCGACGTTCTGGCGGATCATCAAGAACAAGGACGTGGAGGAGTTCAAGTCGGACCCGTACCTAGCGACGCTGCTCAACTGCATGCTCTGGGTGTTCTACGGCATCCTCTGCGTCATATTCGGCTCGGCAATGTACGCCTCCCCGCTCACCATCATG GGTAAAGTGATCAAGACCAAGAGCGTCGAGTACATGCCCTTCTTCCTGTCGCTGGTGAGCTTCCTCAACGGCGTCTGCTGGACGTCCTACGCTCTCATCAAATTCGACCTCTACGTCACG ATCCCCAATGGCCTCGGTGCGCTGTTCGGCCTCGTCCTGTACGCCTGCTACTACAAGTCGACccccaagaaggagaagaacgtcAAGCTAAAATGTGATTGA